The proteins below are encoded in one region of Verrucomicrobiia bacterium:
- a CDS encoding glycosyltransferase family 2 protein, with amino-acid sequence MNAQNRDPKVTLAVYTLNEIDGMRAVMPKVRKEWCDEIIVIDGGSTDGTVEYAREQGYAVYRQKEPRWGGAHREAYSRAAGDIVIDFSPDGNSVPELIPQLVAKIKEGYDMVIASRYTGGAKSDDDTAVTGFGNSLFTFLVNLLFGCRYTDSLVIYRAFTRPFLEKAGVVNCSLPQCVTVLTCIRAAKIKARTADVPGDEPPRIGGHPKMNPLIDGLRVLAVIFKEFFIRDFKKSCVSQNIQA; translated from the coding sequence ATGAACGCGCAAAATCGTGACCCCAAAGTCACGCTGGCCGTCTATACCCTCAATGAAATTGACGGGATGCGCGCGGTCATGCCCAAAGTCCGCAAAGAGTGGTGCGACGAAATCATCGTGATCGACGGCGGGTCCACGGACGGGACGGTCGAGTACGCCAGGGAGCAGGGCTATGCCGTTTACCGGCAGAAAGAGCCGCGGTGGGGCGGCGCGCACCGGGAGGCTTACAGCCGGGCCGCGGGCGACATCGTGATCGATTTTTCCCCGGATGGGAATTCCGTGCCGGAACTCATCCCGCAGCTCGTGGCCAAGATCAAAGAGGGATACGACATGGTCATTGCGTCGCGTTATACCGGAGGCGCCAAAAGCGACGACGACACCGCGGTGACGGGCTTCGGCAACAGTCTTTTTACATTTCTGGTGAACTTGCTTTTCGGCTGCCGGTATACGGATTCGCTGGTCATTTACCGCGCCTTCACCCGCCCGTTTCTCGAAAAAGCGGGGGTCGTCAACTGCAGCCTGCCGCAATGCGTGACCGTCCTGACCTGCATCCGGGCGGCGAAAATCAAGGCCAGGACCGCGGACGTGCCCGGGGACGAGCCTCCCCGCATCGGAGGCCACCCCAAGATGAACCCCTTGATCGACGGGCTGCGCGTGCTGGCCGTGATTTTTAAGGAATTTTTTATTCGCGATTTTAAAAAAAGCTGCGTTTCCCAGAACATTCAAGCGTGA
- a CDS encoding kinase translates to MIISRTPFRISFFGGGSDYPAWYSKYGGKVIGTTIDKYCYISCRYLPPFFTYKHRIVYSNMEYVNDLSEIKHPAVKGILETLKVDRGMEIHHDGDLPARSGLGSSSSFTVGLLHALHALHGKFISKRDLANEAVHIEQEVLKENVGSQDQILAAYGGFNMIEFHQGGTYDVQPVILPKERLTEFQQNLMLCFTGITRIASTIAKAHIDNLEKRKREIQMMQQMTHEAISILQSSSQIDEFGKLLHEYWNYKKSLSDKVTTPEVDEIYTAALEAGALGGKLLGAGGGGFMLFFAKPEAQQKIRERLKKLVHVGFRFEFSGSKIVIYEPYNF, encoded by the coding sequence ATGATCATCAGCAGGACCCCCTTCAGGATTTCTTTCTTCGGCGGCGGCAGCGACTATCCGGCCTGGTACTCCAAGTACGGCGGCAAGGTCATTGGCACGACCATCGACAAGTACTGTTATATCAGCTGCCGTTATCTCCCTCCGTTTTTTACCTATAAACACCGGATCGTGTATTCCAACATGGAATACGTGAACGACCTTTCCGAGATTAAGCATCCGGCCGTCAAAGGAATCCTGGAAACCCTCAAGGTCGACCGCGGCATGGAAATCCATCATGACGGCGACCTGCCGGCGCGTTCCGGGCTGGGTTCGAGTTCGTCTTTTACCGTGGGCCTGCTGCATGCCCTTCACGCGCTGCATGGCAAATTTATTTCCAAACGCGATCTCGCCAACGAGGCCGTGCACATCGAGCAGGAAGTGCTCAAAGAAAACGTGGGCTCGCAGGACCAGATCCTCGCGGCTTACGGAGGCTTCAACATGATCGAGTTCCACCAGGGCGGCACGTACGATGTCCAGCCCGTGATCCTGCCCAAAGAACGCCTCACGGAATTCCAGCAGAACCTGATGCTCTGCTTCACAGGCATAACACGCATCGCCTCGACCATTGCCAAGGCGCACATCGACAACCTGGAAAAAAGGAAGCGCGAAATCCAGATGATGCAGCAGATGACCCACGAGGCCATCAGCATCCTGCAAAGCTCCAGCCAGATCGACGAATTCGGCAAGCTTCTCCACGAATACTGGAACTACAAAAAAAGCCTCTCGGACAAAGTGACGACTCCCGAGGTGGACGAAATTTACACCGCCGCGCTCGAGGCCGGAGCCCTGGGCGGCAAGCTGCTCGGCGCGGGAGGCGGCGGATTCATGCTGTTTTTCGCCAAGCCGGAAGCGCAGCAAAAGATCCGGGAAAGGCTCAAAAAACTCGTCCATGTGGGCTTCCGTTTCGAATTTTCCGGAAGCAAAATCGTGATTTACGAACCCTACAACTTCTAG
- a CDS encoding thiamine pyrophosphate-dependent dehydrogenase E1 component subunit alpha, protein MNKEKAKQIYHDVYLVRRCEEKIRDEYASDAMKTPVHLHVGAEAICAGVLAALPKGLKVFGTYRNHGLYLPLTQDPKSFFAELYGKATGCAQGKAGSMHLTAPEHGLFLTSAVVATTIPVAVGAALAHQYRKEKNVVAVFFGDGAVEEGAFWESLNFACLKQLRVFFVCEDNDLAIHTPTAHRQGFKSIPEAAAGFRCHMATADGWDPETVYAAASGLLQRMEAEPKPCLLHFKYFRYLEHVGVGEDFKFGYRPKPDEPALQKYDPLKAAERMAANHGLSDSDIQKINQEVDALIEESVAKAKTDPFPDEQEFGRGVMS, encoded by the coding sequence ATGAATAAAGAAAAAGCCAAACAGATTTACCACGATGTTTACCTGGTCCGCCGCTGCGAAGAAAAAATCCGCGACGAATACGCCTCGGACGCGATGAAAACGCCCGTGCATCTGCACGTGGGCGCCGAAGCCATCTGCGCGGGCGTCCTGGCCGCGCTTCCCAAAGGCCTCAAGGTTTTCGGGACTTACCGCAATCACGGGCTCTACCTGCCGCTCACGCAGGACCCGAAATCGTTTTTCGCGGAGCTGTACGGCAAGGCGACAGGCTGCGCCCAGGGCAAGGCCGGTTCCATGCATCTCACCGCGCCCGAGCACGGGCTTTTTCTCACGTCCGCGGTCGTGGCCACGACGATTCCGGTGGCCGTCGGCGCCGCTCTCGCGCATCAGTACCGCAAAGAAAAAAACGTAGTGGCCGTTTTCTTCGGCGACGGCGCCGTGGAAGAAGGTGCGTTCTGGGAAAGTCTGAATTTTGCCTGCCTGAAACAACTTCGCGTCTTCTTTGTCTGCGAGGACAACGACCTGGCCATCCACACGCCGACCGCGCATCGCCAGGGCTTCAAGTCCATTCCCGAAGCGGCCGCGGGCTTCCGCTGCCACATGGCCACCGCGGACGGATGGGATCCGGAAACAGTTTACGCCGCGGCTTCCGGACTTCTTCAGAGAATGGAAGCCGAACCCAAGCCCTGCTTGCTGCATTTCAAATATTTCCGTTATCTCGAGCACGTAGGCGTGGGCGAGGATTTCAAATTCGGCTATCGCCCCAAGCCGGACGAGCCCGCGCTGCAAAAGTATGATCCTCTGAAAGCTGCCGAGCGCATGGCCGCCAATCACGGCCTTTCGGATTCCGACATCCAGAAGATCAACCAGGAAGTGGACGCACTTATCGAGGAGAGCGTGGCCAAGGCCAAGACCGACCCCTTTCCCGACGAACAGGAATTCGGACGCGGAGTCATGAGCTGA
- a CDS encoding DegT/DnrJ/EryC1/StrS aminotransferase family protein produces MKASQPVEKLNWPLMADNILPEDRQAVIEFLKHNDRLTQWKEVRAFEKEWSEWIGVKHSVFVNSGASANLITLAALKEIAGPGEVIVPTLTWVSDIASVLQNGFTPVFVDINPRHLGMAEDEVAKKITPKTKAVFLTHILGYNALTDGLMKTLKEKNIPLIEDGCESHGARFKGKRIGSFGWASNFSFYYAHHLSTVEGGMVCTNDDELYQMMRMFRSHGLVREMDDESLKKRYHEKYPDLDTQFIFAFPAYNVRSTEINAVFGRNQLKRLQDEIDERNENLKVFLGGLDPAKYRTDFELEGVSNYALTLVLQKNFTDRAEKVTKMLVEANVEYRRGTSGGGNQLRQPYLKRLFGDAYKNYPEVEHVHFYAYYIGNYPGLDKGLIKKLCAMLNSID; encoded by the coding sequence ATGAAAGCCTCCCAGCCGGTTGAAAAATTGAACTGGCCGCTCATGGCAGACAATATTTTGCCCGAAGACCGGCAGGCCGTGATCGAGTTCCTGAAGCACAACGACCGGCTCACGCAGTGGAAAGAAGTGCGCGCGTTCGAAAAGGAATGGTCCGAGTGGATCGGCGTGAAGCACAGCGTGTTCGTCAATTCCGGCGCGTCCGCGAACCTGATCACGCTGGCCGCGCTGAAAGAAATCGCCGGGCCGGGCGAAGTCATCGTGCCGACGCTGACCTGGGTGTCGGACATCGCGTCGGTGCTGCAGAACGGTTTCACGCCGGTATTCGTGGACATCAACCCGCGGCATCTCGGCATGGCCGAAGACGAGGTCGCCAAAAAGATTACGCCGAAGACCAAGGCGGTTTTCCTCACGCATATCCTCGGCTACAACGCGCTGACGGACGGACTGATGAAGACCCTGAAAGAAAAGAATATCCCGCTCATTGAAGACGGCTGCGAGTCGCACGGCGCGCGCTTCAAGGGCAAGAGGATCGGCTCGTTCGGCTGGGCCTCCAACTTTTCCTTTTATTACGCGCATCACCTCAGCACCGTGGAAGGCGGCATGGTGTGCACGAACGACGACGAACTGTACCAGATGATGCGCATGTTCCGATCGCACGGTCTGGTGCGCGAGATGGACGACGAAAGCCTCAAGAAGCGCTATCACGAAAAGTATCCGGACCTCGACACGCAGTTTATTTTTGCATTCCCGGCCTACAACGTGCGCAGCACGGAGATCAACGCGGTATTCGGGCGCAACCAGCTGAAGCGGCTGCAGGACGAGATCGACGAGCGCAATGAAAACCTCAAAGTGTTTCTGGGCGGGCTCGATCCGGCAAAGTACCGCACGGATTTCGAATTGGAGGGCGTGAGCAATTACGCGTTAACGCTGGTGCTCCAGAAAAATTTCACGGACAGGGCGGAGAAGGTCACGAAGATGCTGGTCGAAGCCAACGTCGAATACCGGCGCGGCACTTCCGGCGGCGGCAACCAGCTCCGCCAGCCGTACCTGAAAAGACTTTTCGGGGACGCGTACAAAAACTATCCCGAAGTCGAGCACGTGCACTTTTACGCGTATTACATCGGAAATTATCCCGGCCTGGACAAGGGCTTGATCAAAAAACTCTGCGCCATGCTCAACTCGATCGATTGA
- a CDS encoding transketolase C-terminal domain-containing protein produces the protein MKKHITYRDAINEALMDEMTADDRVFVFGLDVPDHKRIFGSTANLVEKFGPERCFATPLSEDGMTGVALGAALSGLRPVHVHIRVDFMLLAMNQIANMISCARYMTGGKVKVPLVIRAVIGRGWGQGAQHSKTLQSIFAHIPGLKVVMPTNPQDAYSLLRTSIQDEDPVIFLEHRWLYDAFGDVDKEFKIPIGKALVKRDGTDITVVTTSWMMVEALKAREILMRRNVSVEIVDVRTIAPADMDTIAASAAKTGRCIVADYDWVPCGFSAEVAAEVSKRCFGKLKLPVERIGFAPTPCPTTRPLENLFYPSAITLIRTIEKMMGLSETDLSGEKFYSWEERFKGPF, from the coding sequence ATGAAAAAACACATCACTTACCGCGACGCGATCAACGAAGCCTTGATGGACGAAATGACGGCCGACGACCGCGTGTTCGTCTTCGGCCTGGATGTGCCCGACCACAAGCGCATCTTCGGCAGTACCGCGAACCTCGTCGAAAAATTCGGGCCGGAGCGCTGCTTTGCCACGCCGCTTTCCGAAGACGGCATGACGGGCGTTGCGCTTGGCGCGGCCCTCAGCGGGCTCAGGCCCGTGCACGTTCATATCCGCGTGGACTTCATGCTGCTTGCCATGAACCAGATCGCGAACATGATTTCCTGCGCGCGCTACATGACCGGCGGCAAGGTCAAGGTGCCGCTTGTCATCCGCGCCGTGATCGGCCGCGGGTGGGGCCAGGGCGCGCAGCACAGCAAGACGCTGCAGAGCATTTTCGCGCATATCCCCGGACTCAAAGTCGTGATGCCCACGAACCCGCAGGACGCGTACAGCCTTCTCCGGACTTCGATCCAGGACGAGGACCCGGTCATTTTTCTCGAGCACCGCTGGCTCTACGACGCGTTCGGCGACGTGGACAAGGAATTCAAGATCCCGATCGGCAAGGCGCTGGTCAAGCGTGACGGCACGGACATCACGGTCGTGACGACGTCCTGGATGATGGTCGAGGCCCTGAAGGCGCGCGAGATCCTGATGCGCCGCAACGTGTCCGTCGAAATTGTGGACGTGCGCACGATTGCGCCCGCGGACATGGACACCATCGCCGCGTCCGCGGCCAAGACCGGCCGCTGCATCGTGGCCGACTACGACTGGGTGCCCTGCGGTTTCAGCGCCGAAGTCGCGGCGGAAGTCTCGAAGCGCTGCTTCGGAAAATTGAAGCTGCCCGTCGAAAGGATCGGTTTTGCACCCACGCCCTGCCCGACGACACGTCCGCTCGAAAATCTTTTTTATCCCTCCGCGATCACCCTCATCAGAACCATCGAAAAAATGATGGGCCTTTCGGAAACCGATCTCTCCGGAGAAAAGTTTTATTCCTGGGAAGAGCGGTTCAAAGGGCCTTTCTGA
- a CDS encoding NAD-dependent epimerase/dehydratase family protein, giving the protein MFKGRKILVTGGTGLIGRPLVEMLIQEGAHVRIASLDDPSRAHPKAEFVQANLMHFENCAKACQGMDDVFHLAGVKGSPAMTAKKPASFFVPMVTFNTNMMEAARQAGVKRFLYTSSIGVYAPAEVFHEDDVWKTFPSPNDRFAGWAKRMGELQAEAYQIEYGWKDIAIVRPANVYGPFDNFDPQNAMVIPSLIRRAMDGENPLTVWGDGSAVRDFIHARDVARGMMLALEKGGGQPLNLGSGLGVSVKQIVDIIAANMPVKPKVVWDTSKPSGDKKRLMDMTRAKALGFEPKVSIEEGIREVMDWYSKNREEVNKRYNVFTEKKFA; this is encoded by the coding sequence ATGTTTAAGGGCAGAAAAATTCTCGTCACCGGAGGCACGGGGCTGATCGGCCGGCCGCTGGTGGAAATGCTGATCCAGGAAGGCGCGCACGTGAGGATCGCATCGCTCGACGATCCGTCGCGCGCGCATCCCAAGGCCGAATTCGTCCAGGCGAACCTCATGCATTTCGAGAATTGCGCCAAGGCCTGCCAGGGTATGGACGACGTGTTTCATCTGGCCGGCGTCAAGGGCTCGCCCGCCATGACCGCGAAGAAACCCGCGAGCTTTTTCGTGCCCATGGTGACTTTCAACACCAACATGATGGAGGCCGCGCGCCAGGCCGGCGTGAAGCGCTTCCTTTATACCAGCTCCATCGGCGTGTATGCTCCGGCCGAAGTTTTTCACGAAGATGATGTCTGGAAAACTTTTCCTTCGCCGAACGACCGCTTCGCGGGCTGGGCCAAGCGCATGGGCGAACTGCAGGCCGAGGCTTACCAGATCGAATACGGCTGGAAAGACATCGCGATCGTGCGGCCGGCAAACGTGTATGGCCCCTTCGACAATTTCGACCCGCAGAACGCCATGGTGATCCCGTCGCTCATCCGCCGCGCCATGGACGGCGAGAATCCATTGACGGTGTGGGGCGACGGCTCCGCGGTGCGCGATTTCATCCACGCGCGCGACGTGGCCCGCGGCATGATGCTCGCGCTCGAAAAAGGAGGCGGCCAGCCGCTCAACCTCGGAAGCGGCCTGGGCGTCAGCGTGAAGCAGATCGTGGACATCATCGCGGCCAACATGCCCGTGAAGCCCAAAGTCGTGTGGGACACGTCCAAGCCTTCCGGCGACAAGAAACGGCTGATGGACATGACGCGGGCGAAAGCTCTCGGCTTCGAGCCGAAAGTCTCCATCGAAGAAGGCATCCGCGAAGTCATGGACTGGTATTCGAAAAACCGCGAAGAAGTAAACAAGCGCTACAATGTTTTCACCGAGAAGAAATTTGCGTAA
- a CDS encoding FkbM family methyltransferase: protein MTTSLDLIASDPGFKTTKLFRELQKNPFGFIDVGALGGIHPIVDPIAGLTHALCFEPDEKDCEALRNKYAEASSFARVTVEQTALGAPGKEKENLYISKVATNTSLLKPNPHFISRYQAKKFEVDRVLPIQTRTLDSVLAGGKDLGGRMGEMLKLDTQGSEYRILKGAEKLLDKTCLAVWCEVEFFEVYEGQETFSDIDRLLREHGFLIYGIYPHYRSTKSLDRSQYTTEERLMWADAVFIKDPLDSRNQGRKFSERDLQSLVLIAMLTRFYDFALELVRGPYPEPADRKALENLILTLAKVDNYGLRDDIERLNKACSKNPDRTNVLVGLFVSRHQSNNTVDHLLDRVR from the coding sequence ATGACGACTTCACTTGATTTGATTGCCTCGGATCCGGGCTTCAAGACCACGAAGCTTTTCCGCGAGCTCCAAAAGAATCCCTTCGGCTTCATCGACGTCGGCGCGCTGGGCGGCATCCATCCCATCGTCGATCCCATCGCGGGCCTTACGCATGCCCTGTGCTTCGAGCCGGACGAAAAAGACTGCGAGGCCCTGAGGAACAAATACGCGGAAGCTTCTTCGTTTGCCCGCGTAACCGTGGAGCAGACGGCGTTGGGCGCGCCCGGCAAGGAAAAGGAAAATCTCTACATTTCGAAAGTCGCGACCAACACGTCGCTTCTCAAGCCTAACCCGCACTTCATCAGCCGTTACCAGGCCAAGAAATTTGAAGTGGACCGCGTGCTGCCCATCCAGACGCGCACGCTGGACAGTGTCCTGGCCGGCGGGAAAGACCTCGGAGGCAGAATGGGCGAAATGTTGAAGCTGGACACGCAGGGCAGCGAATACCGCATCCTGAAAGGCGCGGAGAAGCTTCTCGACAAGACTTGCCTCGCGGTGTGGTGCGAGGTGGAGTTTTTCGAAGTCTACGAAGGCCAGGAAACTTTTTCGGACATCGACAGGCTCCTGCGTGAGCATGGATTTTTGATTTACGGGATCTACCCGCATTACCGTTCCACCAAATCGCTGGACCGCAGCCAGTACACGACCGAGGAGCGGCTGATGTGGGCCGACGCGGTCTTCATCAAGGACCCGCTCGACTCGCGCAACCAAGGGCGCAAGTTTTCGGAGCGCGACCTCCAGAGTCTTGTCCTCATCGCGATGCTCACGCGGTTTTATGATTTCGCCCTCGAGCTCGTGCGCGGCCCTTATCCGGAGCCCGCGGACCGCAAGGCGCTGGAAAACCTGATCCTCACGCTCGCCAAAGTGGACAATTACGGCCTGAGGGACGACATCGAGCGTTTGAACAAGGCCTGCTCGAAAAATCCGGACCGGACGAACGTGCTGGTCGGGCTCTTTGTCTCGCGGCACCAGTCGAACAACACGGTGGACCATCTCCTGGACCGCGTCCGGTAG